A single region of the Mustela lutreola isolate mMusLut2 chromosome 2, mMusLut2.pri, whole genome shotgun sequence genome encodes:
- the LOC131823122 gene encoding olfactory receptor-like protein OLF4, with amino-acid sequence MDPGNNTGISEFQLLGFSEKPELQPLIFGLFLSMYLITVFGNLLIILAVHSDSHLHTPMYFFLTNLSFVDICFTSTTIPKMLWNIQTQSKVITYADCITQMYFFMLFTGLDMFLLTVMAYDRFVAICHPLHYTVIMNPWLCGLLVLVCWILSVFHSLLHTSMVLRLSFCTEVEIPHFFCELNQMIQLACSDTFLNNMVMYFAAILLAAGPFIGILYSYSKIVSSICGISSAQGKYKAFSTCTSHLSVVSLFYCTSLGVYLSSAATKSSHSNTVASVMYTVVTPMLNPFIYSLRNKDIKEALMRFSRMTTLKGIIVLALKKCP; translated from the coding sequence ATGGACCCAGGAAACAACACAGGAATTTCAGAATTCCAGCTTCTGGGATTTTCAGAGAAACCAGAACTGCAGCCCCTCATATTTGGGCTTTTCCTTTCCATGTATCTGATCACTGTGTTTGGAAACCTGCTCATCATTCTGGCTGTCCACTCTgactcccacctccacacccccatgtacttcttcctcaccAACCTATCCTTTGTAGACATCTGTTtcacctccaccaccatcccCAAGATGCTGTGGAACATTCAGACTCAGAGCAAAGTCATAACCTACGCAGACTGCATCACacagatgtatttttttatgCTGTTTACAGGATTAGACATGTTTCTCCTGACTGTGATGGCTTATGACCGCTTTGTGGCCATCTGTCACCCGCTGCACTACACAGTCATCATGAACCCCTGGCTTTGTGGACTGCTGGTTCTGGTATGTTGGATCCTGAGTGTCTTTCATTCTTTACTACACACTTCCATGGTGTTGCGGTTGTCCTTCTGCACAGAGGTGGAAATCCCCCACTTTTTCTGTGAACTCAACCAGATGATCCAACTTGCATGTTCTGACACCTTTCTCAATAATATGGTGATGTATTTTGCAGCCATATTGCTGGCTGCTGGTCCCTTTATTGGTATCCTTTACTCTTACTCTAAGATTGTTTCCTCCATATGTGGGATCTCATCAGCTCAGGGCAAGTATAAAGCATTTTCCACCTGTACATCTCACCTCTCAgttgtctctttattttattgtacGAGCCTAGGAGTGTACCTTAGCTCTGCTGCTACCAAGAGCTCCCACTCAAATACAGTAGCCTCAGTTATGTACACAGTTGTTACGCCCATGCTGAACCCGTTCATCTACAGCCTGAGGAATAAAGACATAAAGGAGGCTCTGATGAGATTCTCTAGGATGACAACTCTAAAAGGGATAATTGTCCTGGCACTGAAGAAGTGCCCATGA